The following proteins are co-located in the Hydrogenophaga sp. RAC07 genome:
- a CDS encoding amino acid ABC transporter substrate-binding protein → MKNTSLKMAALGLSAVATLASMPAHAGKDLDAIKKRGELICGVNTALPGFSAADSQGKWSGMDVDVCRSVAAAVLSDPNKVRFVPLTAQQRFTALQSGEIDMLARNTTWTLTRDASLGLTFTGVNFYDGQGFMVPKKLNVKSARQLKGATVCVQSGTTTELNLTDYSRANKLNIKPVVFEKLEAALAAYSAGRCQAYTTDASGLASSRAKDMAKPDDHVILPELISKEPLGPAVRRGDDEWAAIVRWVGFALLEAEEYEVTQANVDKMKTGSTNPGVMRLLGAGTEDTGKLLGLDKEWAYRAIKATGNYGEIFERHVGPKTDIGLPRGVNNLWSKGGVMYAPPVR, encoded by the coding sequence ATGAAGAACACGAGCTTGAAAATGGCGGCCCTGGGACTGAGCGCAGTGGCCACCCTGGCCAGCATGCCGGCCCACGCGGGCAAGGATCTGGATGCCATCAAGAAGCGGGGTGAGCTGATTTGTGGCGTCAACACCGCCTTGCCGGGCTTCTCGGCTGCCGACAGCCAGGGCAAGTGGAGCGGCATGGACGTGGATGTCTGCCGCTCGGTGGCCGCGGCCGTGCTCAGCGACCCCAACAAGGTGCGCTTTGTGCCCCTGACCGCCCAGCAGCGTTTCACGGCACTGCAGTCCGGCGAGATCGACATGCTGGCGCGCAACACCACCTGGACCCTGACGCGCGACGCCTCGCTGGGCCTGACCTTCACCGGCGTGAACTTCTACGACGGCCAGGGCTTCATGGTCCCCAAGAAACTCAACGTCAAGAGCGCCAGACAGCTCAAGGGCGCCACGGTGTGCGTGCAATCCGGCACCACCACCGAGCTCAACCTCACCGACTACTCGCGCGCCAACAAGCTCAACATCAAACCCGTGGTGTTCGAGAAGCTTGAGGCCGCACTGGCCGCCTACTCTGCTGGCCGCTGCCAGGCCTACACCACCGACGCCTCGGGCCTGGCCTCCAGCCGCGCCAAGGACATGGCCAAGCCCGACGACCACGTGATCCTGCCCGAACTGATCTCCAAGGAACCCTTGGGCCCGGCGGTGCGCCGCGGTGACGACGAATGGGCCGCGATCGTGCGTTGGGTGGGCTTTGCGCTGCTGGAAGCCGAAGAGTACGAAGTGACCCAGGCCAATGTCGACAAGATGAAAACCGGCAGCACCAACCCGGGCGTGATGCGCCTGCTGGGTGCCGGCACCGAAGACACCGGCAAGCTGCTGGGCCTGGACAAGGAGTGGGCCTACCGCGCCATCAAGGCCACGGGCAACTACGGCGAGATCTTCGAGCGCCACGTGGGCCCGAAAACCGACATCGGCCTGCCGCGCGGTGTCAACAACCTCTGGAGCAAGGGTGGCGTGATGTACGCCCCGCCCGTGCGCTGA
- a CDS encoding amino acid ABC transporter permease — protein MKPLPPPVPKRQWSLNSRATRGLLFQLVALVIIALGIWFLAHNTQRNMAARGIQSGFDFLGASAGFDIGETVIAYDPSESYGKAIWVGVLNTLKVAALGILFTTILGVLLGVGRFSRNGLVRGLCYGYVELFRNVPILLQLLMWYLVFIEILPPSNEAWNLADLFFLSKGGFSFPYPTAGLGAVVAGAAVGLVAGWMWLRWVQKRFEATGRDGDRLWTPIALIAAFAVMGWVVSGMPREWNVPEQLVFMVDGGVAATPEFMTILVGLVMYTSAFVAEVVRSGIQSVSRGQDEAAAALGLNPRQKMKLVVLPQAMRVIVPPLTNQYLNLTKNSSLAVAIGYPDVVSIANTTINQSGRAVECIAIIMLVYLTTSLSTSLLMNWYNQRVAIKER, from the coding sequence TTGAAACCCCTTCCTCCCCCTGTTCCGAAGCGCCAGTGGTCGCTCAACAGCCGGGCCACGCGTGGCCTGCTGTTCCAGCTGGTCGCACTGGTCATCATTGCGCTGGGCATCTGGTTCCTCGCTCACAACACGCAGCGCAACATGGCCGCGCGCGGTATCCAGAGCGGCTTTGATTTTCTGGGCGCCAGTGCCGGTTTCGACATCGGCGAAACCGTCATCGCCTACGACCCCAGCGAAAGCTACGGCAAGGCCATCTGGGTCGGCGTGCTCAACACCCTGAAAGTGGCGGCCCTGGGCATCCTGTTCACCACCATCCTGGGTGTCTTGCTGGGCGTCGGGCGCTTCTCGCGCAACGGCCTGGTGCGCGGCCTCTGCTACGGCTACGTGGAGCTGTTCCGCAACGTGCCCATCCTGCTGCAGTTGCTGATGTGGTACCTGGTCTTCATCGAGATCCTGCCGCCGTCCAACGAGGCCTGGAATCTCGCCGACCTGTTCTTCCTGAGCAAGGGCGGCTTCTCGTTCCCCTACCCCACTGCGGGTCTGGGCGCCGTGGTGGCCGGTGCCGCTGTTGGCCTGGTGGCGGGCTGGATGTGGCTGCGCTGGGTGCAGAAACGGTTTGAAGCGACCGGGCGAGACGGTGACCGGCTCTGGACGCCGATCGCGCTGATCGCCGCGTTCGCCGTGATGGGCTGGGTCGTCTCGGGCATGCCCCGGGAATGGAATGTGCCCGAGCAACTGGTGTTCATGGTCGATGGCGGTGTGGCCGCCACGCCGGAATTCATGACCATCCTGGTCGGGCTGGTGATGTACACATCGGCCTTCGTGGCCGAGGTGGTGCGCAGCGGCATCCAGTCGGTCAGCCGAGGGCAGGACGAAGCCGCCGCCGCGCTGGGCCTGAATCCGCGCCAGAAGATGAAGCTCGTCGTGCTGCCACAGGCCATGCGGGTGATCGTTCCGCCCCTGACCAACCAGTACCTCAACCTCACCAAGAACTCGTCGCTGGCGGTGGCCATCGGCTACCCCGACGTCGTCTCGATCGCCAACACCACCATCAACCAGAGCGGTCGCGCGGTGGAATGCATCGCCATCATCATGTTGGTCTATCTCACCACTTCACTCAGTACCTCGCTGCTGATGAATTGGTACAACCAGCGCGTGGCGATCAAGGAGCGATGA
- a CDS encoding amino acid ABC transporter permease: MSDTFTPIAPRPSPIKTSGLIPWMRRNLFADVRSTLVTVFVIGLLAWVLPGFIRWFFIDAVVRADADACQAARGIGACWGVVTEKYRIILFGRYPFDEQWRPLVATSLMMGGLILSCVRFFWKPWLAIMWVVILALFFTLMGGGVFGLADVRTDLWGGLPLTVMLATLSIFLAFPLAVVVALGRRGRLPAIRTACIVYIELIRGVPLISVLFMASFMFPLFMPQGVTLDVLVRVIAGITLFAAAYMAEIIRGGLQAIPKGQLEAADTLGLTYWQTQRKIVLPQALAMVVPSIMNTFISLFKDTSLVTIVSLYELTGALALALNADVNWRPFKLEAYLFITLIYFTVCFAMSRYSLWVEKQLSASKAR; this comes from the coding sequence ATGTCCGACACGTTCACCCCCATTGCCCCCCGACCCTCCCCGATCAAGACCTCGGGCCTCATTCCCTGGATGCGGCGCAATCTCTTTGCCGACGTGCGCAGCACCCTGGTCACGGTGTTCGTGATCGGCCTGCTGGCCTGGGTGCTGCCAGGCTTCATCCGCTGGTTCTTCATCGATGCCGTGGTGCGGGCCGATGCAGACGCCTGCCAGGCCGCGCGCGGCATCGGCGCCTGCTGGGGCGTGGTGACCGAGAAGTACCGCATCATCCTGTTCGGCCGTTATCCGTTCGACGAACAGTGGCGCCCGCTGGTGGCGACCTCGCTCATGATGGGCGGCCTCATTCTGAGCTGCGTGCGCTTTTTCTGGAAGCCGTGGCTGGCCATCATGTGGGTGGTCATCCTGGCGCTGTTCTTCACCCTGATGGGTGGAGGCGTGTTCGGCCTGGCCGACGTGCGCACCGACCTCTGGGGCGGCCTGCCGCTCACCGTGATGCTGGCCACCTTGTCCATCTTCCTGGCCTTTCCGCTGGCGGTGGTGGTGGCCCTGGGACGGCGCGGGCGACTGCCTGCGATCCGCACCGCCTGCATCGTCTATATCGAACTTATCCGCGGTGTGCCGCTGATCTCGGTGCTGTTCATGGCGTCCTTCATGTTCCCGCTGTTCATGCCCCAGGGCGTGACGCTGGACGTGCTGGTGCGCGTGATTGCAGGCATCACGCTGTTCGCAGCCGCCTACATGGCAGAGATCATCCGCGGCGGCCTGCAGGCGATTCCCAAGGGCCAGCTCGAAGCGGCGGACACGCTGGGTCTGACCTACTGGCAGACGCAGCGCAAGATCGTGTTGCCGCAGGCACTGGCCATGGTGGTGCCCAGCATCATGAACACCTTCATCTCGCTGTTCAAGGACACCTCGCTCGTCACCATCGTCTCGCTCTACGAACTCACCGGCGCGCTGGCCCTGGCGCTCAATGCGGATGTGAACTGGCGCCCGTTCAAGCTCGAGGCCTACCTCTTCATCACCCTCATTTACTTCACCGTCTGCTTCGCCATGTCCCGCTACAGCCTGTGGGTCGAGAAGCAACTGAGTGCCAGCAAGGCGCGCTGA
- a CDS encoding amino acid ABC transporter ATP-binding protein, translated as MTEPIIRFDKVNKWYGNDFHVLRDIDLDVAKGERIVVCGPSGSGKSTLIRCINRLEEHQQGHLFVDGIELTDDIKAIDQVRKNVGMVFQQFNLFPHLTVLENLTLSPMWVGKMPKKEAEERAMVQLERVRIAEQAGKYPLQLSGGQQQRVAIARALCLTPKIMLFDEPTSALDPEMIKEVLDVMVELANLGITMICVTHEMGFAKAVADRVIFMDQGQIVEQNTPTEFFNNPQNERSQDFLSKILGH; from the coding sequence ATGACCGAACCCATCATCCGTTTCGACAAAGTCAACAAGTGGTACGGCAACGACTTCCACGTGCTGCGCGACATCGACCTCGACGTGGCCAAGGGAGAACGCATCGTGGTGTGCGGCCCGTCCGGCTCGGGCAAGTCCACGCTGATCCGCTGCATCAACCGGCTTGAGGAACACCAGCAAGGCCACCTCTTTGTTGACGGCATCGAGCTCACCGACGACATCAAGGCGATCGACCAGGTGCGCAAGAACGTGGGCATGGTGTTCCAGCAGTTCAACCTGTTCCCGCACCTGACCGTGCTGGAGAACCTCACGCTCTCGCCCATGTGGGTCGGCAAGATGCCGAAGAAGGAGGCCGAGGAAAGAGCCATGGTCCAGCTGGAGCGCGTGCGCATTGCCGAGCAGGCCGGCAAGTACCCGCTGCAGCTCTCGGGTGGCCAGCAGCAGCGCGTGGCGATTGCGCGCGCGTTGTGCCTCACGCCCAAGATCATGTTGTTCGACGAGCCCACCTCGGCGCTCGACCCCGAGATGATCAAGGAAGTGCTCGACGTGATGGTGGAGCTGGCCAACCTGGGCATCACCATGATCTGCGTGACGCACGAAATGGGTTTTGCCAAAGCCGTGGCCGACCGCGTGATCTTCATGGACCAGGGTCAGATCGTGGAGCAGAACACGCCCACCGAATTCTTCAACAACCCGCAGAACGAACGCAGCCAGGACTTTCTCTCCAAGATCCTCGGCCATTGA
- a CDS encoding glycerophosphodiester phosphodiesterase — MTTSPPFTVQRLSWLRWSCTTALGLSMWCAGAALAFDAQGHRGARGLAPENTLAGIEQALSIGVTTLEFDVVLSAEGVPVVSHDTAPNPDITRDASGQWLQARGKPFNQLSLAEISALDVGRINPSSRYARDFSNQSPADGERIPTLASVFERIKRLGASHVRFNIELKLHPLRPADSPEPEAFVRAVMAVINSHGMGSRTTLQSFDWRVLKAGQSIAPHLPLSFLSAQLPRFNTLADGAWTTGLKLADFDDAPGMVAAAGGKLWSPHFSDLSQATLSRARGLNLRVIPWTVNDISDMARLIDWGVDGLITDYPDRLRAVMQERGMVLPPAVSTPVKSARAAAPAQQPEPVRFGVAPDIR; from the coding sequence ATGACCACATCACCCCCGTTCACCGTCCAGCGGCTTTCCTGGCTGCGCTGGAGCTGCACCACGGCGCTGGGCCTGTCGATGTGGTGTGCCGGTGCAGCGCTGGCGTTTGACGCGCAGGGTCACCGCGGTGCCCGAGGGCTGGCGCCCGAGAACACGCTCGCGGGCATCGAGCAGGCGCTGTCGATCGGCGTGACCACGCTCGAATTCGACGTGGTGCTCAGCGCCGAAGGCGTGCCCGTGGTCTCGCACGACACCGCGCCCAACCCCGACATCACGCGCGACGCGAGCGGCCAGTGGCTGCAAGCCCGCGGCAAACCTTTCAACCAGCTGAGCCTTGCTGAAATCTCCGCCCTGGATGTGGGGCGCATCAACCCGTCGAGCCGCTACGCACGCGACTTCTCCAACCAGTCACCGGCCGATGGTGAACGCATTCCCACGCTGGCGTCCGTGTTCGAACGCATCAAGCGGCTGGGGGCCAGCCATGTGCGCTTCAACATCGAGCTCAAGCTCCATCCCCTGCGTCCAGCCGATTCTCCCGAGCCTGAAGCCTTCGTGCGCGCCGTCATGGCCGTGATCAACAGCCACGGCATGGGTTCGCGCACAACGCTGCAGAGCTTCGACTGGCGCGTCCTGAAGGCAGGTCAGAGCATCGCTCCCCATCTGCCGCTGTCCTTCCTGTCAGCCCAGCTTCCGCGCTTCAACACGCTCGCAGACGGCGCATGGACCACCGGCCTGAAGCTCGCCGATTTCGACGACGCACCGGGCATGGTCGCGGCCGCCGGTGGCAAGTTGTGGTCACCCCATTTCAGCGACCTGAGCCAGGCCACCCTGTCCCGGGCCCGCGGGCTGAACCTGCGCGTGATCCCGTGGACAGTCAACGACATCAGCGACATGGCAAGGCTGATCGACTGGGGTGTGGACGGCCTGATCACCGACTACCCGGACCGGCTGCGCGCGGTCATGCAGGAACGCGGCATGGTCTTGCCGCCTGCGGTCTCCACGCCGGTGAAGTCCGCACGTGCGGCAGCGCCAGCGCAGCAGCCAGAGCCCGTTCGTTTTGGTGTTGCCCCCGATATCCGCTGA
- a CDS encoding DUF1223 domain-containing protein — protein MTPTSSTLTCLFALTGALTVASAQARTCEVRSGPRPPAVVELYTSEGCSSCPPADRWLSTLKTADNVLALSFHVNYWNHLGWRDPFATTETTARQYRLKEALGGKYAYTPQVVLNGRDHRNWNGQRAGSLGGLPPASAPALHLRREGQVVTATIAAVPGTDIAGYWAVLQDGLVSKVTRGENAGEDLRHDHVVSLYQPVAPWAASQGGSARLTLPAGSVQRVAFVVTNAALTQPLQALVLQCPA, from the coding sequence ATGACCCCAACATCCAGCACGCTGACGTGCCTCTTCGCACTGACGGGTGCGCTCACGGTTGCGAGCGCACAAGCCCGGACCTGCGAGGTCCGCTCCGGCCCCAGACCCCCGGCCGTGGTGGAGCTCTACACCTCGGAGGGCTGCAGCTCCTGCCCGCCGGCCGATCGCTGGCTGTCCACCCTGAAGACCGCCGACAACGTGCTGGCGCTGTCGTTCCACGTGAACTACTGGAACCACCTGGGCTGGCGCGATCCATTCGCCACCACCGAAACGACGGCCCGGCAATACCGGCTGAAGGAAGCGCTGGGCGGCAAGTACGCCTACACCCCTCAAGTGGTGCTCAACGGGCGCGATCACCGCAACTGGAACGGTCAGCGCGCCGGCAGCCTGGGTGGCCTGCCCCCGGCCTCGGCGCCTGCCCTGCACTTGCGCCGGGAAGGCCAGGTGGTCACCGCAACGATCGCAGCCGTCCCCGGCACCGACATCGCCGGCTACTGGGCAGTGTTGCAGGATGGACTGGTGAGCAAGGTCACGCGGGGCGAAAACGCGGGTGAAGATCTGCGTCACGATCACGTGGTGAGTCTGTACCAGCCCGTCGCGCCCTGGGCAGCCAGCCAGGGAGGCAGCGCCCGGCTCACCTTGCCCGCCGGTTCGGTGCAACGGGTGGCGTTTGTGGTCACCAACGCGGCGCTGACGCAACCGCTGCAGGCGCTGGTGCTGCAATGCCCCGCCTGA
- a CDS encoding TolC family protein: MMVFRRLSPPFKSTPARAAALSLALSAVCWSAQAQTSSAMQAAQPDTATSAVPLVLPATGSATPEARPADLARAREIWQRANERVAEFPRGHVDLLRWEAKNPGDAPSAPASNAKPATLDLAQALRLSLRQRPDLFTRAGMNALEQGAVQVAYAKHVRELQRAWVDAVAARQRWRHATEVWDATRTGSELGRRMVVAGNWSQAKLMREQLTQASAWQAAVEAQGDAFQAQEQLAQMLGLWESAAVEQLGERLPTSLPAVPPRATPGAGITEATLEAAVLRGHPLLALQRTKAAREFAAVNAGRRQAWNDAVEASLAALPDPGTTPTPPHIADLSLLRDHALERSTRAEADLLRAASERRSMARQAWANLQARHASALHAQTVVAQLHTALEQETLLRYNGMLQSSWELLASARERMQSLDAALQARRDYWRAHADLQALLAGADYAGPDSPSNAGAGSANAPAGH; encoded by the coding sequence ATGATGGTTTTCCGGCGGTTGTCACCGCCTTTCAAGAGTACCCCTGCCCGCGCCGCGGCCCTGAGCCTTGCACTGTCGGCGGTCTGCTGGTCGGCCCAGGCTCAAACGTCCAGCGCCATGCAGGCCGCCCAACCCGACACCGCCACGTCCGCCGTCCCGCTGGTGCTGCCCGCCACCGGCTCGGCCACGCCCGAAGCGCGCCCGGCCGACCTGGCCCGCGCCCGGGAAATCTGGCAACGCGCGAACGAACGCGTGGCGGAGTTTCCAAGAGGTCATGTCGACCTGCTGCGCTGGGAGGCCAAAAACCCTGGCGACGCGCCCTCTGCGCCCGCCAGCAACGCCAAACCGGCCACGCTGGACCTCGCCCAGGCCCTGCGCCTTTCCTTGCGCCAGAGGCCTGATCTCTTCACCCGCGCCGGCATGAACGCGCTGGAACAAGGCGCCGTGCAGGTGGCCTACGCGAAACACGTGCGCGAGCTGCAGCGCGCCTGGGTGGACGCCGTGGCGGCACGCCAACGTTGGCGCCACGCCACCGAGGTGTGGGACGCCACACGCACCGGCAGCGAGCTCGGCCGTCGCATGGTGGTGGCCGGCAACTGGAGCCAGGCCAAGCTGATGCGCGAGCAGCTCACGCAAGCCAGCGCATGGCAAGCGGCGGTGGAGGCGCAGGGCGACGCGTTCCAGGCGCAGGAGCAGCTGGCGCAGATGCTCGGCCTGTGGGAGAGCGCCGCGGTCGAGCAGCTGGGCGAGCGCCTGCCCACGAGCCTGCCCGCCGTGCCGCCGCGCGCCACCCCCGGCGCGGGCATCACCGAGGCCACACTGGAAGCTGCGGTGCTGCGCGGCCATCCCCTGCTGGCGCTGCAACGGACCAAAGCAGCGCGCGAGTTCGCCGCCGTGAACGCGGGCAGACGACAGGCCTGGAACGATGCGGTGGAGGCCTCACTCGCTGCCCTGCCCGATCCGGGCACCACACCGACACCACCCCACATCGCGGACCTGTCGCTGCTGCGCGACCACGCGCTGGAGCGGTCCACCCGCGCCGAAGCGGACCTGCTGCGCGCGGCCAGCGAGCGCCGCTCCATGGCGCGCCAGGCGTGGGCAAACCTGCAGGCACGCCACGCCAGCGCGTTGCACGCACAAACCGTGGTGGCCCAGTTGCACACCGCGCTGGAGCAAGAGACCCTGCTGCGCTACAACGGCATGCTGCAAAGCAGCTGGGAATTGCTGGCCAGCGCGCGCGAACGCATGCAATCGCTCGACGCGGCCTTGCAGGCCCGGCGCGACTACTGGCGCGCCCATGCGGACCTCCAGGCTCTGCTCGCAGGCGCCGACTACGCCGGCCCCGACAGCCCTTCCAACGCTGGCGCTGGCTCGGCCAACGCCCCTGCAGGACACTGA
- a CDS encoding multicopper oxidase family protein, with the protein MNRRNWLTGAAVGAVAASSVSRVALAAIPEPVQQTSADTAPPWTPPGVTGAGRPYNPVVTLNGWTAPWRMNAGVKEFHLVAEPVVREMAPGFMVNMWGYNGQSPGPTIEVVEGDRVRIYVTNRLPEHTTIHWHGQRLPNGMDGVGGLNQPQIPVGKTFVYEFTARRPGTFMYHPHADEMTQMAMGMMGFWVTHPKAKHPLIEDVQRDYCFLLNAFDVEPGSMTPQVNTMLDQNIWSWNSRVFPGITPLVARLGERVRVRVGNLTMTNHPIHIHGIEFEVSGTDGGPTPKGSRWPEVTTDVAVGQMRQLEFIADEPGDWAMHCHKSHHTMGAMGHGVPTMIGVDHRGLVKPLQRAAPDYMVMGERGMADMGEMQMELPTNTFPMMTGTGPYGAIEMGGMFTTLKVRADQKTGDYSDPGAYKMPPGTQARLVDTGAAPAAARPAAPTPTTPPAATVRKPAGGHGNH; encoded by the coding sequence ATGAACCGCCGAAACTGGCTCACCGGCGCTGCCGTGGGCGCCGTTGCCGCCAGCAGCGTGAGCCGCGTGGCGCTGGCCGCCATTCCCGAGCCGGTGCAACAAACCTCCGCCGACACCGCCCCGCCCTGGACGCCCCCGGGTGTCACGGGCGCGGGACGCCCCTACAACCCGGTGGTCACGCTCAACGGCTGGACCGCACCCTGGCGCATGAACGCGGGCGTGAAGGAGTTCCACCTCGTGGCCGAGCCGGTGGTGCGCGAGATGGCACCCGGCTTCATGGTCAACATGTGGGGCTACAACGGCCAGAGCCCGGGCCCGACCATCGAGGTGGTCGAGGGCGACCGCGTGCGCATCTATGTGACCAACCGCCTGCCCGAACACACCACCATCCACTGGCACGGCCAGCGCCTGCCCAACGGCATGGACGGTGTGGGCGGCCTGAACCAGCCGCAGATTCCGGTGGGCAAAACCTTTGTGTACGAGTTCACGGCGCGCCGCCCCGGCACCTTCATGTACCACCCGCACGCCGATGAAATGACGCAGATGGCCATGGGCATGATGGGTTTCTGGGTCACGCACCCGAAGGCGAAGCACCCGCTCATTGAAGACGTGCAGCGCGACTACTGTTTCCTGCTCAACGCCTTCGACGTGGAGCCCGGCAGCATGACGCCGCAGGTCAACACCATGCTCGACCAGAACATCTGGAGCTGGAACAGCCGCGTGTTTCCGGGCATCACGCCGCTGGTGGCGCGCCTGGGCGAGCGCGTGCGCGTGCGGGTGGGCAACCTCACCATGACCAACCACCCGATCCACATCCACGGCATCGAGTTCGAGGTGAGCGGTACCGACGGCGGCCCCACGCCCAAGGGCTCGCGCTGGCCCGAGGTCACCACCGATGTGGCGGTGGGCCAGATGCGCCAGCTCGAGTTCATCGCCGACGAACCGGGCGACTGGGCGATGCACTGCCACAAGAGCCACCACACCATGGGCGCCATGGGTCACGGCGTGCCCACGATGATCGGCGTGGACCACCGAGGTCTGGTCAAGCCGCTGCAGCGCGCCGCGCCCGACTACATGGTGATGGGCGAACGCGGCATGGCCGACATGGGCGAGATGCAGATGGAGCTGCCCACCAACACCTTTCCCATGATGACGGGCACTGGACCTTATGGCGCCATCGAGATGGGCGGCATGTTCACCACACTCAAGGTGCGCGCCGACCAGAAGACCGGTGACTACAGCGACCCCGGCGCATACAAGATGCCACCGGGCACGCAGGCGCGGCTGGTCGACACGGGAGCTGCGCCCGCAGCCGCCCGCCCTGCGGCGCCCACCCCGACAACCCCACCCGCCGCCACCGTCCGCAAGCCCGCGGGCGGCCACGGCAACCACTGA
- a CDS encoding cupredoxin domain-containing protein: MTFKTRRSLLAFPLVLALPRAFAHGDQHPKAAAPLVKEQKPWGIAAEPAKSKRTVDIRMTDDMKMSPNHIDVREGDTLRIRAVNAGKMLHEIVIGTGDELKAHAEMMKKFPKMEHDEPYMAHVAAGQRGEIVWTFNRPGDFEFACLIAGHFEAGMRGTIRVTPKA; the protein is encoded by the coding sequence ATGACCTTCAAGACACGACGCAGCCTGCTGGCCTTTCCTCTGGTGCTGGCCCTGCCGCGCGCCTTTGCCCACGGCGATCAGCACCCCAAGGCAGCAGCCCCGTTGGTGAAAGAGCAGAAGCCCTGGGGCATCGCAGCAGAACCTGCCAAGTCGAAGCGCACGGTGGACATCCGCATGACCGACGACATGAAGATGAGTCCGAACCACATTGACGTGCGGGAAGGCGACACGCTGCGCATCCGCGCCGTCAACGCCGGCAAGATGCTGCACGAGATCGTGATCGGCACCGGCGACGAACTCAAGGCCCATGCCGAGATGATGAAGAAATTCCCCAAGATGGAGCACGACGAGCCCTACATGGCACACGTGGCCGCCGGCCAGCGCGGCGAGATCGTCTGGACCTTCAACCGCCCCGGCGACTTTGAATTCGCCTGCCTGATCGCCGGCCACTTCGAAGCCGGCATGCGCGGCACCATCCGCGTCACCCCCAAAGCTTGA
- a CDS encoding copper-binding protein gives MQRRSLISAAAAFAAAASLPAWAQTPAVLPVLQVWKDPNCGCCQDWVKHLQADGFQVQVFDTGNAAVRKRLGMPEAFGSCHTGLIAGYAIEGHVNAREIRRLLAEKPKAIGLAVPGMPVGSPGMDGAVYGERRDAYDVVLVQSDGTGRVYQHYAGNSAGFKRTATTDETLPMAEGEVRKVDTAAGKISLKHGEIKNLDMPPMTMVFQVSDPSLLGKVKAGDKVRFTAKQIKGAYTVMSIEPAP, from the coding sequence ATGCAAAGACGTTCCCTCATCAGCGCAGCCGCCGCCTTCGCCGCCGCTGCAAGCCTGCCCGCCTGGGCACAAACACCCGCCGTCCTGCCGGTGCTGCAGGTCTGGAAAGACCCCAACTGCGGCTGCTGCCAGGACTGGGTGAAACACCTGCAGGCCGACGGCTTCCAGGTGCAGGTGTTCGACACCGGCAACGCCGCCGTGCGCAAGCGCCTGGGCATGCCCGAGGCATTCGGCTCGTGCCACACCGGCCTGATCGCCGGCTATGCGATCGAGGGCCATGTGAATGCGCGCGAGATCCGCCGCCTGCTGGCGGAGAAGCCCAAGGCCATCGGCCTGGCCGTGCCGGGCATGCCGGTGGGCAGCCCCGGCATGGACGGCGCCGTGTACGGCGAGCGCCGCGACGCCTACGACGTGGTGCTGGTTCAGTCCGACGGCACGGGCCGCGTGTACCAGCATTACGCCGGCAACTCGGCGGGCTTCAAGCGCACCGCCACCACGGACGAAACCTTGCCCATGGCCGAGGGTGAGGTGCGCAAGGTGGACACGGCCGCCGGGAAGATCTCGCTCAAACACGGCGAGATCAAGAACCTGGACATGCCACCCATGACCATGGTGTTCCAGGTGAGCGACCCGTCGCTGCTGGGCAAGGTGAAGGCGGGCGACAAGGTGCGCTTCACCGCCAAGCAGATCAAGGGTGCCTACACCGTGATGAGCATCGAACCGGCGCCTTGA